A genomic stretch from Flavobacterium sp. KS-LB2 includes:
- a CDS encoding DinB family protein has protein sequence MKSTQLPINEYASFYAPYVNALGEVDLIEELEISLHDFIRFVQNIPMDKFDYRYAEGKWNIKEIIQHVIDTERIFAYRALRISRNDQTPLPGFDENDYVENTQANNRSIQDLLTEYSAVRHSNLFLFKSFSEEQLKRIGNASNAAVSVRAIGFIMIGHQKHHQTVFQERYL, from the coding sequence ATGAAATCAACACAATTGCCCATAAATGAATATGCTTCTTTTTATGCTCCTTATGTGAATGCTTTGGGAGAAGTAGATTTAATTGAAGAATTAGAAATTTCTCTTCACGATTTTATCCGTTTTGTACAAAATATCCCAATGGATAAATTTGATTATAGATATGCCGAAGGGAAGTGGAATATTAAAGAGATTATTCAGCATGTCATAGATACCGAGCGTATTTTTGCGTATCGCGCCTTGCGTATTTCCCGAAATGACCAAACGCCTTTACCAGGTTTTGATGAAAATGATTATGTAGAGAATACGCAGGCTAATAATAGAAGTATTCAGGATTTACTAACTGAATATTCTGCCGTTAGACATTCGAATTTGTTTCTTTTTAAAAGTTTTTCTGAAGAGCAATTAAAGAGAATAGGAAATGCTTCGAATGCAGCTGTATCGGTTCGTGCAATTGGTTTTATTATGATTGGACATCAAAAACACCACCAAACCGTTTTCCAAGAAAGATATTTATAG
- a CDS encoding DNA-deoxyinosine glycosylase codes for MINSFPPFVNSQTKILILGTMPGIASLEKQEYYAHKRNHFWKIMYTLLDNLPISEIFEEKIQLLQTNKIGLWDVLENCERKGSLDIHIKNQKENDFESLFREFPEITTIIFNGKESHKYFLKKFGQIKGITYYVMPSTSPANTMSFENKLKIWSAGFQ; via the coding sequence ATGATTAATTCCTTTCCACCTTTTGTAAATTCTCAAACCAAAATTTTAATTTTAGGTACAATGCCAGGAATTGCTTCATTGGAAAAGCAGGAATATTATGCACACAAAAGAAATCATTTCTGGAAAATAATGTATACGTTACTAGATAATTTACCAATATCTGAAATCTTCGAAGAAAAAATACAATTACTCCAAACAAATAAAATTGGACTTTGGGATGTTTTAGAAAATTGCGAAAGAAAAGGAAGTTTGGACATTCATATCAAAAATCAAAAGGAAAATGATTTTGAAAGCTTGTTTAGAGAATTTCCAGAAATTACTACCATCATTTTTAACGGAAAAGAAAGCCATAAATACTTTCTGAAGAAATTTGGACAAATAAAAGGCATCACGTATTATGTGATGCCTTCCACTAGTCCTGCCAATACAATGTCTTTTGAAAACAAGCTTAAAATCTGGTCAGCCGGTTTTCAATAA
- the recQ gene encoding DNA helicase RecQ has translation MTQEILYAKLKENFGFEKFRPNQEEIINCILSGQDTLAIMPTGGGKSVCFQLPALIFPGITIVISPLIALMKDQVDGLKANGIEACYINSSQTEDERQFYIESLKSNVIKLVYIAPESLSFLDNIFNSLTISLIAIDEAHCISSWGHDFRPAYTNLGYLKNRFPSTPILALTATADKATRKDISQQLNLKNPKLFIASFDRKNLSLEVRPALDRVKQIIDFIQEKPNESGIVYCLSRKTTEELAQKLQKIGISAKAYHAGLDTKIRSKTQDEFINDDCKVVCATIAFGMGIDKSNVRWVIHYNLPKNIEGYYQEIGRAGRDGLPSETVLFESYGDVIQLQKFASEGLNAEVQLAKLERMKQYADALSCRRKILLSYFGELVTENCGNCDICKNPPLFFDGTIITQKALSAIIRLQETEPLPVIIDFLRGSKNAYIYEKEYQNLKTYGVGADLSWFDWNQYLIQLINLGYCEIAFHKQNKIRLTSLAKKVLFKGEKVQLTTVQKINIEKPEIKETKSKSTVNSLFETLRKLRYEISKEESVPAYVIFSDAALRQMETERPMSNQELLAIDGVGKAKLEKYGDAFINAIIDFQKSKVVRKKKEATTYKETLALYTNGLSVQEISKKRKLGLSTIMSHLAKLYVDGADIDLESFISKEEVSQIAEAQIKLESPNALKPYFDYFEEKIDYEKIRLALAILEKENAVL, from the coding sequence ATGACTCAAGAAATTTTATACGCCAAACTAAAGGAGAACTTTGGTTTTGAAAAATTCAGACCCAATCAGGAAGAAATAATAAACTGTATCCTTTCCGGGCAAGATACATTAGCAATCATGCCAACTGGTGGAGGAAAATCAGTTTGTTTTCAATTACCGGCACTTATATTTCCGGGCATTACAATTGTTATTTCTCCATTAATTGCTTTGATGAAAGACCAAGTTGATGGTCTAAAAGCAAATGGAATTGAAGCCTGTTATATCAACAGCAGTCAAACTGAAGACGAACGTCAGTTTTATATCGAAAGCTTAAAATCAAACGTAATTAAGTTGGTTTACATCGCTCCAGAAAGCTTGTCTTTTCTGGACAATATTTTTAATAGTTTAACTATAAGTCTTATTGCTATTGATGAGGCACATTGCATTTCATCTTGGGGACATGACTTCCGACCCGCCTATACAAATCTTGGCTACCTAAAAAACCGCTTCCCTTCTACTCCAATCTTAGCTTTAACTGCAACTGCTGATAAAGCTACGCGTAAGGATATTAGCCAACAATTAAATCTAAAAAATCCTAAACTATTTATAGCTTCCTTTGATCGAAAAAATTTGAGTCTAGAAGTGCGTCCCGCTTTAGACAGGGTCAAGCAAATTATAGATTTCATCCAAGAAAAACCAAATGAATCTGGAATTGTATATTGCCTAAGCAGAAAAACAACTGAAGAACTGGCCCAGAAATTGCAAAAAATAGGCATTAGCGCCAAAGCGTACCACGCTGGTTTAGACACAAAAATTAGGTCTAAAACACAAGATGAATTCATCAACGATGATTGCAAAGTGGTTTGTGCAACCATAGCATTTGGGATGGGAATTGATAAATCGAATGTGCGTTGGGTGATTCATTATAATTTACCCAAAAACATTGAAGGGTATTATCAAGAAATTGGTCGTGCCGGCAGAGATGGACTACCATCAGAAACCGTATTGTTCGAAAGTTATGGCGATGTCATTCAATTGCAAAAATTTGCCTCGGAAGGTTTAAATGCCGAAGTACAACTAGCCAAACTAGAGCGAATGAAACAATATGCCGATGCTTTGAGTTGTCGCAGGAAGATATTGCTTTCCTATTTTGGCGAACTCGTTACCGAGAATTGTGGAAATTGTGATATCTGTAAAAATCCACCGCTATTTTTCGATGGAACAATTATTACTCAAAAGGCATTATCGGCAATTATTAGGTTGCAGGAAACCGAACCGTTACCAGTAATCATTGACTTTTTGCGCGGTTCAAAAAATGCATACATTTATGAAAAAGAATACCAAAACCTAAAAACGTATGGTGTTGGTGCTGATCTTTCATGGTTTGACTGGAATCAATATTTAATACAATTGATAAATCTTGGGTACTGTGAGATTGCTTTTCATAAACAAAATAAAATTCGACTTACTTCTTTAGCTAAAAAAGTATTGTTTAAAGGCGAAAAAGTACAACTGACGACGGTTCAGAAAATCAATATCGAGAAGCCAGAAATTAAAGAGACGAAAAGTAAATCTACAGTAAATTCACTTTTTGAAACCTTACGAAAATTACGTTACGAAATCTCCAAAGAAGAATCGGTTCCAGCTTATGTAATTTTCAGTGATGCGGCTTTACGCCAAATGGAAACCGAAAGACCGATGAGCAATCAGGAATTACTGGCAATTGACGGCGTTGGAAAAGCAAAACTAGAAAAATATGGCGATGCATTTATCAATGCGATTATTGATTTTCAAAAATCTAAAGTTGTCAGAAAAAAGAAGGAAGCTACTACTTATAAAGAAACCTTAGCATTATATACAAATGGATTATCTGTCCAAGAAATTTCAAAAAAAAGAAAATTAGGATTAAGTACAATTATGTCCCATTTAGCTAAATTGTACGTTGACGGAGCGGACATAGATTTAGAATCGTTTATCTCAAAAGAAGAAGTTTCGCAAATTGCAGAAGCGCAAATAAAACTGGAATCACCAAATGCCTTAAAACCCTATTTTGATTATTTTGAAGAAAAAATAGATTACGAAAAAATCCGATTGGCATTGGCAATATTAGAAAAAGAAAATGCAGTACTTTAA
- a CDS encoding DNA primase → MKRVIVDYAKLTNEILNLLVDKFPDGYDDSNIISFRNAKNELVEAVEVRTEDTIYLVKVSTKLADRIENYDEDDEILIDEVVEPIKGLDLDDDIDDDDEDDAIDKPDSDSGDDEDDEEADEKDFSDEDEDEDED, encoded by the coding sequence ATGAAAAGAGTAATTGTCGACTACGCAAAACTTACCAATGAAATTTTAAACCTATTGGTGGATAAATTTCCAGATGGTTATGATGATTCAAACATTATTAGTTTTAGAAACGCTAAAAATGAATTGGTTGAAGCCGTTGAAGTACGAACTGAAGACACCATTTATTTAGTAAAAGTAAGCACTAAACTTGCTGATAGAATTGAAAATTATGATGAAGATGATGAAATCCTTATCGATGAAGTAGTTGAACCTATTAAAGGACTAGATTTAGACGATGATATTGATGATGACGACGAAGATGACGCTATCGACAAACCCGATTCTGATTCAGGTGATGATGAAGATGACGAAGAGGCTGATGAAAAAGATTTTTCAGACGAGGATGAAGACGAAGATGAGGATTAA
- a CDS encoding deoxyhypusine synthase family protein produces the protein MSKGPISQFIEKHYLHFNSASLVDAAKAYEQQLANGAKMMVSMAGAMSTAEIGKIFSEIIRQDKVQIISCTGANLEEDIMNLVAHSHYERVPNYRDLTPQDEWDLLERGLNRVTDTCIPEHEAFRRLQKHIYKIWKDADDKGERYFPHEFMYKMLLSGVLEEYYEIDLKDSWMYAAAEKNLPIIVPGWEDSTMGNIFASYVIKGDLKASTMKSGIEYMVFLSDWYPKNSSNGIGFFQIGGGIAGDFPICVVPMLYQDMEMHDIPFWSYFCQISDSTTSYGSYSGAVPNEKITWGKLDIKTPKFIIESDATIVAPLIFAYLLDL, from the coding sequence ATGAGTAAAGGACCAATCAGTCAGTTTATTGAAAAGCATTATTTGCATTTCAATTCTGCATCTTTAGTTGACGCAGCTAAGGCTTACGAACAACAATTAGCCAATGGTGCAAAAATGATGGTGAGCATGGCTGGAGCTATGAGTACAGCAGAGATTGGAAAGATTTTTTCCGAGATAATCCGTCAAGACAAAGTTCAAATTATTTCTTGTACTGGTGCAAATCTTGAAGAGGATATCATGAATTTAGTAGCTCATTCTCATTATGAAAGAGTACCTAATTACCGTGATTTGACTCCGCAAGACGAATGGGATTTATTAGAAAGAGGGTTAAATCGTGTTACAGACACATGTATACCTGAGCATGAGGCATTTCGTCGTTTGCAAAAGCATATTTACAAAATTTGGAAGGATGCTGATGACAAAGGAGAAAGATATTTTCCCCATGAGTTTATGTACAAAATGTTACTTTCAGGTGTTCTTGAAGAATATTATGAAATTGATTTAAAAGACAGTTGGATGTATGCAGCTGCTGAGAAAAATTTACCTATTATTGTACCGGGATGGGAAGATAGTACCATGGGAAATATATTTGCATCGTATGTAATTAAAGGAGATTTAAAAGCTTCTACAATGAAATCCGGTATCGAATACATGGTTTTCTTATCAGATTGGTATCCAAAAAACAGCTCAAACGGTATTGGTTTCTTCCAAATTGGTGGAGGTATTGCTGGAGATTTTCCAATATGCGTAGTGCCAATGTTGTACCAAGATATGGAAATGCATGACATTCCTTTCTGGAGTTATTTCTGTCAGATTTCAGATTCAACAACCAGTTATGGTTCGTATTCTGGAGCGGTACCAAATGAAAAAATTACTTGGGGTAAATTAGATATTAAAACTCCTAAGTTTATTATTGAATCAGATGCTACCATTGTAGCACCTTTAATTTTTGCTTATTTATTAGATTTATAG
- a CDS encoding arginine decarboxylase yields MNTKYSDLINQTYYFPQEEFTLNKDNLQFHNIDLMKLVEKYGTPLKFTYLPQISNNINKAKSWFRKSMEKNKYEAKYYYCYCTKSSHFEYIMNEAFKNNIHIETSSAFDINIVENLLANGKINKSTYVICNGFKRDQYIENIARLINTGHKNTIPIIDNYEELDLLQGQIKNKFKIGIRIAAEEEPKFEFYTSRLGIGYKNIVPFYKKEIKENKKLELKMLHFFINTGINDNAYYWNELVKCIKVYVALKKECPTLDGLNIGGGFPIKNSLAFEYDYQYMIDEIINQIKIACDEAEVDVPNIFTEFGSFTVGESGGAIYQILYQKQQNDREKWNMIDSSFITTLPDTWAINKRFIMLAVNRWNDTYERVLLGGMTCDSDDYYNSEQNMNAIYLPKYNKEKPLYIGFFNTGAYQETIGGYGGLHHCLIPQPKHILIDRDENGILATEVFSEQQTSDDVLKILGYDKKK; encoded by the coding sequence ATGAATACAAAATATTCTGATTTAATCAATCAAACCTATTACTTTCCTCAAGAAGAATTTACTTTAAACAAAGATAATCTTCAGTTTCACAATATCGATTTGATGAAATTAGTAGAGAAATATGGTACTCCGTTAAAATTTACTTATTTGCCTCAAATTTCCAATAACATCAACAAAGCCAAAAGCTGGTTTCGTAAATCAATGGAAAAAAACAAGTATGAGGCAAAATATTACTATTGCTATTGTACAAAAAGTTCTCATTTTGAATACATCATGAACGAGGCTTTTAAGAATAACATCCATATTGAGACATCATCTGCTTTTGACATTAATATCGTTGAAAATTTATTAGCAAACGGTAAAATAAATAAAAGCACGTATGTAATTTGTAATGGTTTCAAAAGAGACCAATATATAGAGAACATAGCCCGACTTATTAATACGGGTCATAAAAATACAATTCCAATTATTGATAATTATGAAGAACTTGATTTACTTCAAGGTCAGATAAAAAATAAATTCAAAATAGGAATTAGAATTGCTGCAGAAGAAGAGCCTAAATTTGAGTTTTACACCTCCAGATTGGGAATTGGATACAAAAATATTGTTCCGTTTTACAAAAAAGAAATTAAAGAAAATAAGAAATTGGAACTGAAAATGTTGCACTTTTTTATCAATACTGGTATCAATGACAATGCATACTACTGGAATGAATTAGTAAAATGTATTAAAGTGTATGTGGCATTAAAAAAAGAATGCCCTACTCTTGACGGATTAAATATTGGCGGTGGTTTTCCAATAAAAAACTCATTGGCATTCGAATACGATTATCAATACATGATTGATGAAATCATCAATCAGATCAAAATAGCTTGTGATGAAGCCGAAGTTGATGTTCCTAATATCTTTACTGAATTTGGCTCATTTACAGTAGGTGAAAGTGGCGGTGCTATTTACCAGATTTTATATCAAAAACAACAAAATGACAGGGAAAAATGGAACATGATTGATTCTTCATTCATTACTACTTTACCTGATACTTGGGCAATTAACAAGCGTTTTATCATGCTGGCTGTTAATCGTTGGAACGATACATACGAGCGGGTTTTATTAGGTGGAATGACCTGTGATAGCGATGATTATTACAATTCTGAGCAAAACATGAATGCTATCTATTTGCCAAAATACAACAAAGAAAAACCATTGTATATTGGATTCTTTAATACCGGAGCCTATCAAGAAACCATTGGAGGTTACGGTGGTTTGCACCACTGCTTAATCCCGCAACCCAAACACATCTTAATTGATCGTGATGAAAACGGAATATTAGCAACTGAAGTTTTCTCGGAACAGCAAACTTCGGATGATGTCTTGAAAATATTAGGTTACGATAAGAAAAAATAA
- the aroB gene encoding 3-dehydroquinate synthase has translation MQSIQANSYPIHFNEKGYEALNLHLTENKYSKLFIIVDSNTNEFCIPKFLPFLETDLNIEIIEFDAGEENKNIETCVQIWNVLTELGADRKSLVINLGGGVVTDLGGFVASTFKRGVDFIHIPTTLLSMVDASVGGKNGVDLGNLKNQIGVINVPIMVLIDTQYLETVPQNEMRSGLAEMLKHGLIYDKEYWEQFLDLKSIDFADFDALIYRSVEIKNEIVIQDPTEKNIRKALNFGHTLGHAIESYFLENENKTTLLHGEAIAVGMILESYISLHKNLITPNEYSEIKSCIKSIYDDIIFDENDIEPIMELLIHDKKNEYGNIQFALIESIGKIKINQSVENELIIKSFQDYKS, from the coding sequence ATGCAATCCATTCAAGCCAACAGTTATCCAATTCATTTCAACGAAAAAGGATATGAAGCCTTAAATCTTCATTTGACAGAAAATAAGTACTCCAAACTTTTTATTATTGTAGACAGTAATACAAATGAATTTTGTATACCAAAATTTCTCCCTTTTTTAGAAACAGATCTTAATATTGAAATTATTGAATTTGATGCTGGTGAAGAAAATAAAAATATTGAGACTTGCGTCCAAATCTGGAATGTACTCACGGAACTTGGTGCTGACAGAAAAAGTCTTGTAATTAATCTGGGTGGCGGTGTTGTTACTGATTTAGGCGGGTTTGTAGCTTCCACATTCAAGCGTGGAGTTGATTTTATTCACATTCCTACTACGCTACTGTCGATGGTTGATGCTTCAGTAGGTGGCAAAAATGGTGTTGATTTAGGAAATTTAAAAAACCAAATTGGTGTTATTAATGTTCCAATAATGGTGCTTATCGATACCCAATATCTTGAAACGGTACCTCAAAATGAAATGCGTTCCGGTCTTGCCGAAATGTTGAAACACGGTTTAATATATGATAAGGAATATTGGGAACAATTCTTGGATTTAAAATCTATAGATTTTGCTGATTTTGATGCGTTAATTTACCGTTCTGTTGAAATAAAAAATGAAATTGTAATTCAAGATCCTACCGAAAAAAATATCCGAAAAGCATTGAATTTTGGTCATACTTTAGGTCATGCTATTGAAAGTTATTTTCTAGAAAATGAAAACAAAACTACTTTGCTGCACGGAGAAGCAATTGCTGTTGGGATGATATTAGAAAGTTACATTTCATTACATAAAAATCTAATCACTCCAAACGAGTATTCTGAGATAAAATCCTGCATCAAGTCTATATATGACGACATCATTTTTGACGAAAATGACATTGAACCAATCATGGAATTACTAATTCATGACAAAAAAAATGAGTATGGCAACATTCAGTTTGCATTAATTGAAAGTATAGGAAAAATAAAAATCAATCAATCGGTTGAAAATGAATTAATTATTAAGTCTTTTCAGGATTATAAATCTTAA